From Aedes albopictus strain Foshan chromosome 1, AalbF5, whole genome shotgun sequence, one genomic window encodes:
- the LOC109397601 gene encoding uncharacterized protein LOC109397601 isoform X1 gives MRDTMPKVLDSDTESEIPVSIQSNNNSEPNTDNEEKPETDALPVERTSLPAVENGNISDTDSICSNQSSARTLPNGNASQTSGPSLPPVRASTPPSATANGNSSSSCASNTPINSGNASSGSSTTVSNTTSILNRTAAGTPLPTAVATAGDRTRKYRHQNFSKNIYIGTKNAEKWDTLRNLLQFKNDVEFVTFLLRLAEVDDRKRKNRIANGLNGDSDSLLQDVLPGVLASSKSDQPTGKPSTKKTKRVQFQESVNIINDNNSSSSMRTSGGGAGIFDFHEDEDDNENGIGVEFRRRRPRTQQPLRSPLPPSEDGHRDEDAAADGGDEDEEQFIVQNIIKKIPGRVGQGGNEVQQDSISSTMGSVSEDSLHTETEVLDYRIAEKIKTEMEEKQKMERKSFGEDMPSTSNFSEHSDRPSDDEAFDSKLDIKKIDIRKAPFDPKLGTSRKMKRETGSVDLRIEYEEQEYRSLTPDERKPLLPPPKKPRKAPTTKNKACTGCGLKHGTDPCPLNTPLAVINNKIELNEWIEQNEDLIKKHKIILKPENPEEMDDENEDNYDDDEDDDEGDENEENQFEEKLDIIPSFSETSLPPEFELRLAPLATTISTVTTPGVTKTEPPMQMDASESSCSLAASQAGDQQPPQLPPPTATVTNTINHGLSVYTKIFIPKYTQLGPVIGLVAKETEIQDDCNMRYMYETFDGTKSTYINMENKNQANWLRYLRPARHRDQKNCVLKVRNEQIVFVTCVDLDVGSELLYWSDESNSAWGKKKMEKTNCGGCNLKFDHPLYYRTHCSVFHDPAFSLTIRKYHCKVCGIAVLGKENIMKHAEKMHDGKGAYQCQFCSKFFLRLNYLEMHRTYGCSMNPQRARPLCDFCGRKFCQPQKLKVHIKRMHSDMAEVLRDFQCKLCSKLLGSRAALQRHSKEVHSRNSAVVSCPRCQKLFQNRSNLKIHMLTHSGVRPFKCAEGECAAAFTTKQCLQFHYKKVHGYTQEQMPKIERSVAYTFDAYSGGMNDGLVDLLTDGLQRRQRRKLESGEEGSSEKRKRVPKDLPGNILKTKNILESFSEICKNDSNLSLLSTKISSILSGNLKDFAKVPGGLPGLDGDGVRKEELDDDLDSNDCAERDERLEAIQRHLNQPLSDEKHEEFSQLHSRLSNISAQNEQNAMHYKLPSSEDEKPLTDGDGFGDLNSLTSNQKYKEFMNGGNPGLVISKGSKKWISDNGHLQDDNNSENMLAAAANRDFLTKLIMNGGNVGHNSSQAHVADDDEDDDDNSTILDVVDSNNQNQQNSNVQNQQQSQQQQQQQQQQQYTSSFAGLNNSLPDLPAFQNHTFPTHFNHQSLLGSFYNNNNGVTGRNAINTIPTSASMLVEAALNSVSNIINEAEMNNSSNENQNMHMGNMDDGNTASAENNMQTDSFNTEGMNSSVDEMKMLKPHGFPLPMNSISQFSTQSPDDASIIQERNELEVRPKSRDKLTNYGDGEMLGYDDQSHQQQQQSQSTLHKHTPSVDSVRSALSPDQNDFNYSNSNGAQRQQQQQQAQQAATNSPARSVSRQIYGEHDLISPASTPSLPRYDFGADNNSYARRQEKTISSLALENFEANLKSQHHMQHLSSDEDSSIVIAENLSVTASNTEPKLKITNPTSGGDFITPNTGSGSNKYEAVRNSLGSDLSSDLRLKYNSEANVDLPDFRSSNSMNESSDFQGLDMTSRAGLSSSYSHSNFQVPSSGGNLNFNRYHHHIYDILNEREQHQQQQQQQQHQQQQQEFQLQQQQQQQMQHMLQDHIGQDAEADQPASVDLSRTSNYLVPSPPSPALPYSHPHPDMIRMVSLDLSANSGGNMIVGNTPHHVRHPSFLSSQIQHSNRDSLPDHHRLLASEQLAATNHRLLVDPAAHLIFEQNNRLLAETPGPAPPPPRHVVSPQRGFGAYHHHHHHQVGSSNYHHHSVKQNLTSPPLNQHASAAANYHPFPTYY, from the exons ATGCGTGATACGATGCCAAAAGTGTTGGACAGTGATACGGAATCGGAGATACCAGTCAGTATTCAGAGTAACAACAACAGCGAGCCGAATACGGATAATGAGGAGAAACCGGAAACGGACGCCCTTCCGGTTGAAAGGACGTCACTCCCAGCGGTGGAAAATGGAAACATCAGCGATACGGACAGCATCTGCAGTAATCAGAGCAGCGCTCGGACGTTACCCAACGGAAATGCTTCGCAAACCTCCGGACCAAGTCTTCCACCAGTCAGAGCATCAACCCCACCATCAGCGACCGCCAACGGTAACAGTTCTTCCAGCTGTGCATCCAACACTCCGATCAACAGCGGCAACGCTAGCTCCGGGAGCAGTACAACTGTCAGCAACACCACTTCAATCCTCAATCGGACCGCGGCGGGAACACCCCTGCCCACCGCAGTAGCGACCGCAGGTGACCGGACACGAAAGTACCGCCACCAAAACTTTAGCAAGAACATCTACATCGGAACGAAGAATGCGGAGAAATGGGACACCTTGCGGAATCTGCTGCAGTTCAAAAACGATGTGGAATTCGTAACATTTCTCCTTCGGTTGGCGGAGGTGGATGATCGGAAGCGAAAAAATCGAATAGCGAACGG GCTGAATGGCGACTCTGACTCTCTGCTGCAAGATGTTCTACCGGGCGTCTTGGCCAGCAGTAAAAGTGACCAACCGACTGGGAAACCTAGCACTAAGAAAACCAAAAGAGTACAATTCCAGGAAAGTGTAAATATAATCAACGATAACAATAGCAGTAGCAGCATGCGAACCTCTGGTGGCGGAGCTGGGATATTCGATTTCCACGAAGATGAAGACGATAACGAAAATGGGATAGGAGTTGAGTTTAGACGGCGACGGCCAAGGACCCAGCAGCCGCTGCGATCGCCTCTGCCGCCGAGTGAGGACGGCCACAGGGATGAGGATGCTGCGGCAGATGGCGGTGATGAAGACGAAGAACAGTTCATTGTTCAAAATATTATCAAAAAGATTCCGGGAAGGGTTGGCCAAGGTGGCAATGAAGTGCAACAGGATTCTATTAGCAGTACGATGGGATCGGTGTCGGAAGATTCCTTACATACCGAAACGGAAGTGTTGGACTATCGCATTGCTGAGAAAATCAAAACGGAAATGGAGGAGAAGCAAAAAATGGAGAGGAAGTCATTTGGGGAGGATATGCCATCGACTTCAAATTTTTCTGAGCATTCGGATCGTCCTTCGGATGATGAAGCATTCGATAGTAAATTGGATATAAAGAAGATCGATATTCGGAAGGCGCCGTTCGATCCAAAGCTCGGAACCAGTAGAAAAATGAAACGAGAAACCGGATCGGTTGATCTGCGTATAGAATACGAAGAGCAAGAATATCGGTCGTTAACCCCGGACGAACGAAAGCCTCTGCTACCACCGCCTAAGAAGCCTAGAAAAGCACCAACAACGAAAAACAAAGCCTGTACAGGATGTGGTTTGAAACACGGGACTGATCCATGTCCGCTGAACACTCCGTTGGCAGTGATAAACAATAAAATCGAGCTTAATGAATGGATTGAACAGAACGAGGACCTAATAAAAAAGCACAAAATTATACTGAAACCCGAAAACCCGGAAGAGATGGACGATGAGAACGAAGACAACTACGATGATGACGAGGATGACGACGAAGGCGATGAGAATGAGGAAAATCAGTTCGAGGAGAAACTCGATATCATTCCGTCATTTTCGGAGACCTCGCTTCCTCCGGAGTTTGAACTTCGATTAGCTCCGTTGGCGACGACGATCAGCACGGTTACGACACCCGGtgtaacaaaaaccgaaccaccGATGCAGATGGATGCCAGCGAGTCTTCGTGCTCGTTAGCTGCGTCCCAAGCGGGTGATCAACAGCCTCCACAACTTCCTCCACCGACGGCAACCGTTACCAATACGATCAACCACGGGCTGAGCGTTTACACGAAGATCTTCATTCCAAAATATACCCAGCTTGGACCGGTAATAGGACTCGTAGCCAAAGAGACGGAAATCCAAGACGACTGCAACATGCGGTACATGTACGAAACGTTCGATGGGACAAAGTCCACCTACATCAACATGGAGAACAAGAATCAGGCGAACTGGTTGCGGTATCTGAGACCAGCTCGGCATCGGGATCAGAAGAACTGCGTGCTGAAGGTCCGCAACGAGCAGATTGTGTTCGTGACGTGCGTGGATCTGGACGTGGGTAGTGAGCTGCTGTACTGGAGCGACGAGAGCAATTCGGCTTGGGGCAAAaagaaaatggagaaaacaa ATTGTGGTGGGTGCAACTTGAAGTTTGACCATCCCCTGTACTACCGTACGCATTGTTCGGTGTTCCATGATCCGGCATTCAGTTTGACCATTCGGAAGTACCATTGTAAGGTATGCGGTATTGCAGTGCTGGGAAAGGAGAACATAATGAAACATGCGGAGAAGATGCACGACGGGAAAGGAGCCTACCAGTGTCAGTTTTGTTCGAAG TTCTTCCTGCGTCTGAACTACCTGGAAATGCATCGGACCTACGGCTGCAGTATGAATCCTCAGCGAGCGCGCCCTCTGTGCGACTTTTGTGGCCGAAAGTTCTGTCAACCTCAGAAACTGAAAGTGCACATTAAACGCATGCACAGCGACATGGCCGAGGTACTGCGGGACTTCCAGTGCAAGCTGTGCTCGAAGCTGCTTGGTTCCCGGGCGGCCCTGCAACGCCACTCCAAGGAGGTACACAGTCGCAACTCTGCCGTGGTAAGCTGCCCGCGGTGCCAGAAACTGTTCCAGAACCGGAGCAACCTGAAGATCCATATGTTGACCCACTCCGGAGTGAGACCATTCAA GTGTGCCGAGGGCGAATGTGCAGCGGCGTTTACAACGAAGCAGTGTCTTCAGTTCCACTACAAGAAGGTGCACGGATACACGCAGGAGCAGATGCCGAAGATCGAGCGCAGTGTGGCGTACACATTTGATGCCTATTCGGGTGGTATGAATGATGGATTGGTTG ATCTTCTTACAGATGGTCTTCAGCGCAGGCAGCGCAGGAAGTTGGAGTCGGGCGAAGAAGGAAGCAGCGAGAAGCGGAAACGGGTACCGAAGGATCTGCCAGGCAACATTCTCAAAACGAAGAACATCTTGGAATCGTTCAGCGAGATTTGCAAAAACGACAGCAATTTGTCACTGTTGTCAACGAAAATATCGTCGATTCTAAGTGGAAATCTGAAGGATTTCGCGAAGGTGCCGGGAGGATTACCTGGACTGGACGGCGATGGAGTTCGAAAGGAAGAACTGGATGACGACTTGGATTCGAACGACTGTGCCGAACGTGATGAGCGTTTGGAAGCGATTCAGCGGCACCTGAATCAACCTCTGTCGGATGAGAAGCATGAAGAGTTCAGTCAACTGCATTCGCGTTTGTCGAACATATCAGCCCAGAACGAACAGAACGCTATGCATTACAAGCTGCCCAGCAGCGAAGACGAGAAGCCGTTGACTGACGGTGATGGGTTTGGGGATTTGAACTCGCTAACGAGTAATCAAAAGTATAAAGAATTTATGAACGGTGGAAATCCGGGACTGGTTATTAGTAAGGGTAGCAAAAAGTGGATAAGTGATAATGGTCATTTGCAAGACGATAACAATTCCGAGAATATGTTGGCGGCTGCAGCCAATAGAGACTTCCTGACGAAGTTGATCATGAACGGTGGGAATGTGGGACATAACTCTTCGCAGGCTCATGTAGCAGACGATGACGAAGATGACGATGATAACTCTACTATTTTGGATGTTGTTGATTCAAACAACCAAAATCAACAGAACTCTAATGTACAAAATCAGCAACAGtctcaacagcaacagcagcaacaacaacagcaacagtatACGTCAAGTTTTGCTGGACTGAACAACTCTTTGCCGGATCTACCAGCATTCCAAAATCACACCTTCCCAACGCATTTCAATCATCAATCGTTATTGGGAAGTTTCTATAACAACAACAACGGGGTAACGGGTCGAAACGCCATCAATACGATACCAACATCAGCCAGCATGCTGGTAGAAGCCGCCTTGAACTCGGTGAGTAACATCATCAATGAAGCGGAGATGAACAACAGTAGCAACGAGAACCAAAATATGCATATGGGAAACATGGACGATGGCAACACTGCCTCAGCCGAGAATAATATGCAAACGGATTCCTTCAACACGGAAGGAATGAACTCTTCAGTTGACGAAATGAAGATGCTGAAACCGCACGGCTTCCCTCTTCCGATGAACTCCATATCACAGTTCTCAACGCAGTCTCCTGATGATGCTAGTATTATTCAAGAGCGCAACGAACTGGAGGTTCGGCCTAAGTCACGAGACAAGCTGACAAACTACGGTGATGGTGAAATGCTTGGTTATGATGATCAGTCtcatcaacagcagcaacaaTCGCAGTCAACGCTTCACAAACATACTCCAAGCGTAGATTCGGTACGTAGTGCATTGTCTCCTGATCAGAATGACTTCAACTATTCGAACTCAAATGGAGCTCAaaggcaacaacagcagcagcaagcaCAGCAAGCAGCTACCAACTCTCCAGCACGATCAGTTTCACGACAAATCTACGGAGAGCATGACTTGATCTCACCAGCATCAACTCCATCGTTACCAAGGTACGATTTCGGCGCAGATAACAATAGCTACGCCCGCCGACAGGAGAAGACCATCAGTTCTTTAGCATTGGAGAACTTTGAAGCAAACCTGAAAAGCCAGCATCATATGCAGCACTTGTCCAGTGATGAAGACAGTAGTATTGTAATTGCTGAAAATCTGTCCGTTACTGCGAGTAATACTGAACCGAAACTGAAGATCACAAATCCAACTTCCGGCGGAGACTTTATCACGCCAAACACTGGAAGCGGAAGTAATAAGTATGAAGCGGTTCGGAACAGCTTGGGTTCGGATCTATCGTCGGATCTCAGACTGAAGTACAACTCTGAGGCCAATGTGGATCTTCCAGATTTCCGCTCTAGCAACAGCATGAATGAGTCCTCGGACTTCCAAGGCTTGGATATGACTTCCAGAGCAGGTCTTTCGTCGAGTTATTCGCACAGTAATTTCCAGGTACCTTCGAGTGGTGGAAACTTGAACTTCAACCGGTATCATCATCACATCTACGACATTCTCAACGAACGGgaacagcaccagcagcagcaacaacaacagcaacaccaACAGCAACAGCAGGAATTCCAactgcaacaacagcagcagcaacagatgCAGCATATGCTACAAGACCACATTGGCCAGGATGCTGAAGCGGATCAACCTGCCTCCGTTGACCTCAGTCGCACATCGAATTACCTAGTTCCATCACCTCCTTCTCCTGCTCTCCCCTACTCTCATCCCCATCCTGACATGATACGCATGGTTTCATTAGATCTCAGTGCAAATAGTGGAGGCAACATGATCGTAGGCAACACCCCTCATCATGTCCGCCATCCATCGTTCTTGTCTTCACAGATTCAGCATT
- the LOC109397601 gene encoding uncharacterized protein LOC109397601 isoform X3, which produces MRDTMPKVLDSDTESEIPVSIQSNNNSEPNTDNEEKPETDALPVERTSLPAVENGNISDTDSICSNQSSARTLPNGNASQTSGPSLPPVRASTPPSATANGNSSSSCASNTPINSGNASSGSSTTVSNTTSILNRTAAGTPLPTAVATAGDRTRKYRHQNFSKNIYIGTKNAEKWDTLRNLLQFKNDVEFVTFLLRLAEVDDRKRKNRIANGLNGDSDSLLQDVLPGVLASSKSDQPTGKPSTKKTKRVQFQESVNIINDNNSSSSMRTSGGGAGIFDFHEDEDDNENGIGVEFRRRRPRTQQPLRSPLPPSEDGHRDEDAAADGGDEDEEQFIVQNIIKKIPGRVGQGGNEVQQDSISSTMGSVSEDSLHTETEVLDYRIAEKIKTEMEEKQKMERKSFGEDMPSTSNFSEHSDRPSDDEAFDSKLDIKKIDIRKAPFDPKLGTSRKMKRETGSVDLRIEYEEQEYRSLTPDERKPLLPPPKKPRKAPTTKNKACTGCGLKHGTDPCPLNTPLAVINNKIELNEWIEQNEDLIKKHKIILKPENPEEMDDENEDNYDDDEDDDEGDENEENQFEEKLDIIPSFSETSLPPEFELRLAPLATTISTVTTPGVTKTEPPMQMDASESSCSLAASQAGDQQPPQLPPPTATVTNTINHGLSVYTKIFIPKYTQLGPVIGLVAKETEIQDDCNMRYMYETFDGTKSTYINMENKNQANWLRYLRPARHRDQKNCVLKVRNEQIVFVTCVDLDVGSELLYWSDESNSAWGKKKMEKTNCGGCNLKFDHPLYYRTHCSVFHDPAFSLTIRKYHCKVCGIAVLGKENIMKHAEKMHDGKGAYQCQFCSKFFLRLNYLEMHRTYGCSMNPQRARPLCDFCGRKFCQPQKLKVHIKRMHSDMAEVLRDFQCKLCSKLLGSRAALQRHSKEVHSRNSAVVSCPRCQKLFQNRSNLKIHMLTHSGVRPFKCAEGECAAAFTTKQCLQFHYKKVHGYTQEQMPKIERSVAYTFDAYSGDLLTDGLQRRQRRKLESGEEGSSEKRKRVPKDLPGNILKTKNILESFSEICKNDSNLSLLSTKISSILSGNLKDFAKVPGGLPGLDGDGVRKEELDDDLDSNDCAERDERLEAIQRHLNQPLSDEKHEEFSQLHSRLSNISAQNEQNAMHYKLPSSEDEKPLTDGDGFGDLNSLTSNQKYKEFMNGGNPGLVISKGSKKWISDNGHLQDDNNSENMLAAAANRDFLTKLIMNGGNVGHNSSQAHVADDDEDDDDNSTILDVVDSNNQNQQNSNVQNQQQSQQQQQQQQQQQYTSSFAGLNNSLPDLPAFQNHTFPTHFNHQSLLGSFYNNNNGVTGRNAINTIPTSASMLVEAALNSVSNIINEAEMNNSSNENQNMHMGNMDDGNTASAENNMQTDSFNTEGMNSSVDEMKMLKPHGFPLPMNSISQFSTQSPDDASIIQERNELEVRPKSRDKLTNYGDGEMLGYDDQSHQQQQQSQSTLHKHTPSVDSVRSALSPDQNDFNYSNSNGAQRQQQQQQAQQAATNSPARSVSRQIYGEHDLISPASTPSLPRYDFGADNNSYARRQEKTISSLALENFEANLKSQHHMQHLSSDEDSSIVIAENLSVTASNTEPKLKITNPTSGGDFITPNTGSGSNKYEAVRNSLGSDLSSDLRLKYNSEANVDLPDFRSSNSMNESSDFQGLDMTSRAGLSSSYSHSNFQVPSSGGNLNFNRYHHHIYDILNEREQHQQQQQQQQHQQQQQEFQLQQQQQQQMQHMLQDHIGQDAEADQPASVDLSRTSNYLVPSPPSPALPYSHPHPDMIRMVSLDLSANSGGNMIVGNTPHHVRHPSFLSSQIQHSNRDSLPDHHRLLASEQLAATNHRLLVDPAAHLIFEQNNRLLAETPGPAPPPPRHVVSPQRGFGAYHHHHHHQVGSSNYHHHSVKQNLTSPPLNQHASAAANYHPFPTYY; this is translated from the exons ATGCGTGATACGATGCCAAAAGTGTTGGACAGTGATACGGAATCGGAGATACCAGTCAGTATTCAGAGTAACAACAACAGCGAGCCGAATACGGATAATGAGGAGAAACCGGAAACGGACGCCCTTCCGGTTGAAAGGACGTCACTCCCAGCGGTGGAAAATGGAAACATCAGCGATACGGACAGCATCTGCAGTAATCAGAGCAGCGCTCGGACGTTACCCAACGGAAATGCTTCGCAAACCTCCGGACCAAGTCTTCCACCAGTCAGAGCATCAACCCCACCATCAGCGACCGCCAACGGTAACAGTTCTTCCAGCTGTGCATCCAACACTCCGATCAACAGCGGCAACGCTAGCTCCGGGAGCAGTACAACTGTCAGCAACACCACTTCAATCCTCAATCGGACCGCGGCGGGAACACCCCTGCCCACCGCAGTAGCGACCGCAGGTGACCGGACACGAAAGTACCGCCACCAAAACTTTAGCAAGAACATCTACATCGGAACGAAGAATGCGGAGAAATGGGACACCTTGCGGAATCTGCTGCAGTTCAAAAACGATGTGGAATTCGTAACATTTCTCCTTCGGTTGGCGGAGGTGGATGATCGGAAGCGAAAAAATCGAATAGCGAACGG GCTGAATGGCGACTCTGACTCTCTGCTGCAAGATGTTCTACCGGGCGTCTTGGCCAGCAGTAAAAGTGACCAACCGACTGGGAAACCTAGCACTAAGAAAACCAAAAGAGTACAATTCCAGGAAAGTGTAAATATAATCAACGATAACAATAGCAGTAGCAGCATGCGAACCTCTGGTGGCGGAGCTGGGATATTCGATTTCCACGAAGATGAAGACGATAACGAAAATGGGATAGGAGTTGAGTTTAGACGGCGACGGCCAAGGACCCAGCAGCCGCTGCGATCGCCTCTGCCGCCGAGTGAGGACGGCCACAGGGATGAGGATGCTGCGGCAGATGGCGGTGATGAAGACGAAGAACAGTTCATTGTTCAAAATATTATCAAAAAGATTCCGGGAAGGGTTGGCCAAGGTGGCAATGAAGTGCAACAGGATTCTATTAGCAGTACGATGGGATCGGTGTCGGAAGATTCCTTACATACCGAAACGGAAGTGTTGGACTATCGCATTGCTGAGAAAATCAAAACGGAAATGGAGGAGAAGCAAAAAATGGAGAGGAAGTCATTTGGGGAGGATATGCCATCGACTTCAAATTTTTCTGAGCATTCGGATCGTCCTTCGGATGATGAAGCATTCGATAGTAAATTGGATATAAAGAAGATCGATATTCGGAAGGCGCCGTTCGATCCAAAGCTCGGAACCAGTAGAAAAATGAAACGAGAAACCGGATCGGTTGATCTGCGTATAGAATACGAAGAGCAAGAATATCGGTCGTTAACCCCGGACGAACGAAAGCCTCTGCTACCACCGCCTAAGAAGCCTAGAAAAGCACCAACAACGAAAAACAAAGCCTGTACAGGATGTGGTTTGAAACACGGGACTGATCCATGTCCGCTGAACACTCCGTTGGCAGTGATAAACAATAAAATCGAGCTTAATGAATGGATTGAACAGAACGAGGACCTAATAAAAAAGCACAAAATTATACTGAAACCCGAAAACCCGGAAGAGATGGACGATGAGAACGAAGACAACTACGATGATGACGAGGATGACGACGAAGGCGATGAGAATGAGGAAAATCAGTTCGAGGAGAAACTCGATATCATTCCGTCATTTTCGGAGACCTCGCTTCCTCCGGAGTTTGAACTTCGATTAGCTCCGTTGGCGACGACGATCAGCACGGTTACGACACCCGGtgtaacaaaaaccgaaccaccGATGCAGATGGATGCCAGCGAGTCTTCGTGCTCGTTAGCTGCGTCCCAAGCGGGTGATCAACAGCCTCCACAACTTCCTCCACCGACGGCAACCGTTACCAATACGATCAACCACGGGCTGAGCGTTTACACGAAGATCTTCATTCCAAAATATACCCAGCTTGGACCGGTAATAGGACTCGTAGCCAAAGAGACGGAAATCCAAGACGACTGCAACATGCGGTACATGTACGAAACGTTCGATGGGACAAAGTCCACCTACATCAACATGGAGAACAAGAATCAGGCGAACTGGTTGCGGTATCTGAGACCAGCTCGGCATCGGGATCAGAAGAACTGCGTGCTGAAGGTCCGCAACGAGCAGATTGTGTTCGTGACGTGCGTGGATCTGGACGTGGGTAGTGAGCTGCTGTACTGGAGCGACGAGAGCAATTCGGCTTGGGGCAAAaagaaaatggagaaaacaa ATTGTGGTGGGTGCAACTTGAAGTTTGACCATCCCCTGTACTACCGTACGCATTGTTCGGTGTTCCATGATCCGGCATTCAGTTTGACCATTCGGAAGTACCATTGTAAGGTATGCGGTATTGCAGTGCTGGGAAAGGAGAACATAATGAAACATGCGGAGAAGATGCACGACGGGAAAGGAGCCTACCAGTGTCAGTTTTGTTCGAAG TTCTTCCTGCGTCTGAACTACCTGGAAATGCATCGGACCTACGGCTGCAGTATGAATCCTCAGCGAGCGCGCCCTCTGTGCGACTTTTGTGGCCGAAAGTTCTGTCAACCTCAGAAACTGAAAGTGCACATTAAACGCATGCACAGCGACATGGCCGAGGTACTGCGGGACTTCCAGTGCAAGCTGTGCTCGAAGCTGCTTGGTTCCCGGGCGGCCCTGCAACGCCACTCCAAGGAGGTACACAGTCGCAACTCTGCCGTGGTAAGCTGCCCGCGGTGCCAGAAACTGTTCCAGAACCGGAGCAACCTGAAGATCCATATGTTGACCCACTCCGGAGTGAGACCATTCAA GTGTGCCGAGGGCGAATGTGCAGCGGCGTTTACAACGAAGCAGTGTCTTCAGTTCCACTACAAGAAGGTGCACGGATACACGCAGGAGCAGATGCCGAAGATCGAGCGCAGTGTGGCGTACACATTTGATGCCTATTCGGGTG ATCTTCTTACAGATGGTCTTCAGCGCAGGCAGCGCAGGAAGTTGGAGTCGGGCGAAGAAGGAAGCAGCGAGAAGCGGAAACGGGTACCGAAGGATCTGCCAGGCAACATTCTCAAAACGAAGAACATCTTGGAATCGTTCAGCGAGATTTGCAAAAACGACAGCAATTTGTCACTGTTGTCAACGAAAATATCGTCGATTCTAAGTGGAAATCTGAAGGATTTCGCGAAGGTGCCGGGAGGATTACCTGGACTGGACGGCGATGGAGTTCGAAAGGAAGAACTGGATGACGACTTGGATTCGAACGACTGTGCCGAACGTGATGAGCGTTTGGAAGCGATTCAGCGGCACCTGAATCAACCTCTGTCGGATGAGAAGCATGAAGAGTTCAGTCAACTGCATTCGCGTTTGTCGAACATATCAGCCCAGAACGAACAGAACGCTATGCATTACAAGCTGCCCAGCAGCGAAGACGAGAAGCCGTTGACTGACGGTGATGGGTTTGGGGATTTGAACTCGCTAACGAGTAATCAAAAGTATAAAGAATTTATGAACGGTGGAAATCCGGGACTGGTTATTAGTAAGGGTAGCAAAAAGTGGATAAGTGATAATGGTCATTTGCAAGACGATAACAATTCCGAGAATATGTTGGCGGCTGCAGCCAATAGAGACTTCCTGACGAAGTTGATCATGAACGGTGGGAATGTGGGACATAACTCTTCGCAGGCTCATGTAGCAGACGATGACGAAGATGACGATGATAACTCTACTATTTTGGATGTTGTTGATTCAAACAACCAAAATCAACAGAACTCTAATGTACAAAATCAGCAACAGtctcaacagcaacagcagcaacaacaacagcaacagtatACGTCAAGTTTTGCTGGACTGAACAACTCTTTGCCGGATCTACCAGCATTCCAAAATCACACCTTCCCAACGCATTTCAATCATCAATCGTTATTGGGAAGTTTCTATAACAACAACAACGGGGTAACGGGTCGAAACGCCATCAATACGATACCAACATCAGCCAGCATGCTGGTAGAAGCCGCCTTGAACTCGGTGAGTAACATCATCAATGAAGCGGAGATGAACAACAGTAGCAACGAGAACCAAAATATGCATATGGGAAACATGGACGATGGCAACACTGCCTCAGCCGAGAATAATATGCAAACGGATTCCTTCAACACGGAAGGAATGAACTCTTCAGTTGACGAAATGAAGATGCTGAAACCGCACGGCTTCCCTCTTCCGATGAACTCCATATCACAGTTCTCAACGCAGTCTCCTGATGATGCTAGTATTATTCAAGAGCGCAACGAACTGGAGGTTCGGCCTAAGTCACGAGACAAGCTGACAAACTACGGTGATGGTGAAATGCTTGGTTATGATGATCAGTCtcatcaacagcagcaacaaTCGCAGTCAACGCTTCACAAACATACTCCAAGCGTAGATTCGGTACGTAGTGCATTGTCTCCTGATCAGAATGACTTCAACTATTCGAACTCAAATGGAGCTCAaaggcaacaacagcagcagcaagcaCAGCAAGCAGCTACCAACTCTCCAGCACGATCAGTTTCACGACAAATCTACGGAGAGCATGACTTGATCTCACCAGCATCAACTCCATCGTTACCAAGGTACGATTTCGGCGCAGATAACAATAGCTACGCCCGCCGACAGGAGAAGACCATCAGTTCTTTAGCATTGGAGAACTTTGAAGCAAACCTGAAAAGCCAGCATCATATGCAGCACTTGTCCAGTGATGAAGACAGTAGTATTGTAATTGCTGAAAATCTGTCCGTTACTGCGAGTAATACTGAACCGAAACTGAAGATCACAAATCCAACTTCCGGCGGAGACTTTATCACGCCAAACACTGGAAGCGGAAGTAATAAGTATGAAGCGGTTCGGAACAGCTTGGGTTCGGATCTATCGTCGGATCTCAGACTGAAGTACAACTCTGAGGCCAATGTGGATCTTCCAGATTTCCGCTCTAGCAACAGCATGAATGAGTCCTCGGACTTCCAAGGCTTGGATATGACTTCCAGAGCAGGTCTTTCGTCGAGTTATTCGCACAGTAATTTCCAGGTACCTTCGAGTGGTGGAAACTTGAACTTCAACCGGTATCATCATCACATCTACGACATTCTCAACGAACGGgaacagcaccagcagcagcaacaacaacagcaacaccaACAGCAACAGCAGGAATTCCAactgcaacaacagcagcagcaacagatgCAGCATATGCTACAAGACCACATTGGCCAGGATGCTGAAGCGGATCAACCTGCCTCCGTTGACCTCAGTCGCACATCGAATTACCTAGTTCCATCACCTCCTTCTCCTGCTCTCCCCTACTCTCATCCCCATCCTGACATGATACGCATGGTTTCATTAGATCTCAGTGCAAATAGTGGAGGCAACATGATCGTAGGCAACACCCCTCATCATGTCCGCCATCCATCGTTCTTGTCTTCACAGATTCAGCATT